Proteins from one Mycoplasma sp. Pen4 genomic window:
- the whiA gene encoding DNA-binding protein WhiA, translating to MKKIHRNSFSWEVKKEVINNVTKNQEIIAFISGLLYSSAEIVDDAYVFMIKNEYILDKVIRKFKKIKVNIISKSNWKTKLAVKVKDFKLSENIEYKDYLTSFFAGVFCGSGSISGKESTSYHLEISSHNTQHLQKIQEKLNQYEFGFHMLKRKNKSIIYIKHKDKLIDFLSAIGAKNSWYKLQNLIIERDFKNVTNRINNIDVSNLNKIAKSTLKHNENIEYIFENNLKDQFNENQLKLFELKLRNEGLSFTELVYILNSEYAIPITKSGVNHWFRKLEKTVLKHKENH from the coding sequence ATGAAAAAAATACATAGGAATTCATTTAGTTGAGAAGTAAAAAAAGAAGTAATTAATAATGTTACTAAAAATCAAGAAATTATCGCTTTTATTAGCGGTCTTCTTTACTCTAGCGCTGAAATAGTCGATGATGCTTATGTATTTATGATTAAAAATGAATATATTCTTGATAAAGTTATTCGAAAGTTTAAGAAAATTAAAGTTAATATCATCTCAAAAAGTAATTGAAAAACAAAACTTGCAGTTAAGGTTAAAGACTTTAAATTATCTGAAAACATTGAATACAAAGATTATTTAACTTCATTCTTTGCTGGTGTTTTTTGTGGTAGTGGAAGTATCTCTGGTAAAGAATCAACATCATATCACCTTGAAATTTCTTCACATAATACACAACATTTACAAAAAATTCAAGAAAAACTTAATCAGTATGAATTTGGTTTTCATATGTTAAAAAGAAAAAATAAATCAATCATTTATATCAAGCACAAAGACAAATTAATCGATTTTCTTTCTGCTATTGGAGCTAAAAACTCATGATATAAATTACAAAACCTTATCATTGAGAGAGATTTTAAAAATGTGACTAATCGGATCAATAATATTGATGTAAGTAACTTAAATAAAATTGCCAAAAGTACTTTAAAGCACAATGAAAACATTGAATACATTTTTGAGAATAACCTCAAGGATCAATTCAATGAGAATCAACTTAAATTATTTGAACTTAAACTTAGAAATGAAGGTCTTTCATTTACTGAATTAGTGTATATTCTAAATTCAGAATATGCCATACCTATAACCAAAAGCGGTGTTAACCACTGATTTAGAAAACTTGAAAAAACAGTTTTAAAACATAAAGAAAATCACTAG
- the infC gene encoding translation initiation factor IF-3 → MNELIPFKQVFVIGPDGEKIGVKYTKEAIELAKSYKMDLVLISVDPKPICRILDYGKFKYDRKKKKKEQKEKQTIIQNREVRLTAMIGENDLMTKSRKAREFLLKGDRIKVSLKLRGREIGRKDLGHATLEKFYSTLADIADITTEPKLINDRFLDMNLQPNKQKVTKYLKEKTLDQQNQETKEGELNAKNEN, encoded by the coding sequence ATCAACGAATTAATTCCATTCAAACAAGTATTTGTTATTGGACCCGATGGTGAAAAAATTGGTGTTAAATATACAAAAGAAGCAATTGAATTAGCTAAAAGCTACAAAATGGACTTAGTTTTAATTAGCGTTGATCCTAAACCTATTTGTCGTATTTTAGATTACGGTAAATTCAAATATGACCGTAAGAAGAAAAAGAAAGAACAAAAAGAGAAACAAACAATCATTCAAAACCGTGAAGTTCGTTTAACAGCAATGATTGGGGAAAACGATCTTATGACAAAAAGTCGTAAGGCTAGAGAGTTCTTATTAAAAGGTGACCGTATCAAAGTCTCATTAAAATTAAGAGGACGTGAAATTGGTAGAAAAGATTTAGGTCATGCTACATTAGAAAAATTCTATTCTACATTAGCAGATATCGCAGATATCACTACAGAACCTAAATTAATTAACGATCGTTTCCTTGACATGAATCTCCAACCAAATAAACAAAAAGTTACTAAATATCTTAAAGAAAAGACTCTAGATCAACAAAATCAAGAGACTAAAGAAGGAGAATTAAATGCCAAAAATGAAAACTAA
- the rpmI gene encoding 50S ribosomal protein L35 yields MPKMKTKSALKKRIKVTGTGKIMREQAYRSHLAQNKTTKQKRQSRKSVQMSKSDLKRFKALI; encoded by the coding sequence ATGCCAAAAATGAAAACTAAAAGTGCGTTAAAAAAACGTATTAAAGTTACAGGAACAGGTAAGATCATGAGAGAACAAGCTTACCGTTCACACTTAGCACAAAACAAAACAACAAAACAAAAACGTCAATCAAGAAAATCTGTTCAAATGTCAAAAAGCGACCTTAAAAGATTTAAAGCATTGATCTAA
- the rplT gene encoding 50S ribosomal protein L20 — protein MARVKGGTVTRARRKKWLKLAKGYFGHKSIGYKVAKQAVVKSWTYAFRDRKQVKRNFRKLWIARINAATRAEGMSYSRFINGLKRANVTINRKMLSELAINEPKTFSMLVQIAKEA, from the coding sequence ATGGCAAGAGTTAAAGGCGGAACAGTTACAAGAGCAAGACGTAAAAAATGATTAAAATTAGCTAAGGGATACTTTGGACACAAATCAATCGGTTATAAAGTTGCTAAACAAGCAGTTGTTAAATCATGAACATACGCATTCAGAGACCGTAAACAAGTTAAAAGAAACTTCCGTAAATTATGAATCGCTCGTATCAATGCTGCTACTAGAGCAGAAGGAATGAGCTACTCAAGATTTATTAATGGTCTTAAAAGAGCAAACGTTACAATTAACCGTAAAATGCTTTCAGAATTAGCTATTAATGAACCAAAAACATTCTCAATGTTAGTTCAAATTGCAAAAGAAGCTTAA